The Apium graveolens cultivar Ventura chromosome 11, ASM990537v1, whole genome shotgun sequence genome has a window encoding:
- the LOC141695518 gene encoding uncharacterized protein LOC141695518, translating into MDDMHEIWINLPKFSEWYIKGIKAFIKHAFPKMAVGDEMTCPCKNCKNIKWHCQDVVYDHLICSGPDPLYANWIVEISRVGIPNYISTEDSGCNLGNDINFGDNLEEMLHHANGPNADARKFYSHLEEGKLPLYPGCKNFSRLSFIVRLYSFKCVHGITESGFGEILELIKEAFPEANIPLSFSVAKNIIRDLGLDYKKIHACPNSYMLYWGETEKEEKCRTCGLSRWVIIEKSNTNDDEAHKIPRKVPANVMRYFPLRPRLQRLFMCKDYSKLMVWHALGRKKDGKLRHPTNAEAWKKMDALYPQFSLENRNIRLGLAADGFNPFRSMNINHST; encoded by the coding sequence ATGGACGATATGCATGAAATTTGGATAAACCTTCCAAAGTTCAGTGAATGGTATATCAAGGGGATCAAGGCATTTATTAAGCATGCCTTCCCCAAAATGGCTGTAGGCGATGAAATGACATGCCCTTGCAAAAACTGTAAGAACATCAAGTGGCATTGTCAAGATGTTGTCTACGATCATCTTATCTGCAGTGGTCCTGATCCATTGTATGCAAACTGGATCGTAGAAATTTCACGAGTCGGCATCCCAAATTATATAAGTACTGAGGATAGTGGTTGTAACTTAGGTAATGATATAAATTTCGGAGATAATCTAGAAGAGATGTTGCATCATGCTAATGGACCAAATGCAGATGCTAGGAAATTTTATAGCCATCTGGAAGAGGGAAAACTTCCCTTGTATCCAGGTTGTAAAAACTTttctagattaagttttattgTCCGACTTTATTCCTTCAAGTGTGTTCATGGAATTACGGAGTCAGGGTTTGGGGAAATATTAGAGCTgatcaaagaagcatttccaGAGGCAAATATTCCCTTATCTTTTAGTGTTGCGAAGAATATAATTAGAGATTTAGGTCTCGATTATAAAAAGATTCATGCCTGTCCAAACAGTTATATGCTATATTGGGGTGAaactgaaaaggaagaaaaatgtAGAACTTGTGGTCTTTCAAGGTGGGTTATAATTGAAAAGTCAAACACGAATGACGATGAAGCGCATAAGATACCTCGCAAAGTCCCGGCAAATGTGATGCGATATTTCCCACTACGGCCAAGGTTACAGAGATTATTCATGTGTAAAGATTATTCAAAATTGATGGTATGGCATGCACTAGGACGTAAAAAGGATGGCAAACTTAGGCATCCTACTAATGCGGAGGCTTGGAAGAAAATGGATGCCCTTTATCCTCAATTCTCCTTAGAAAATAGGAACATCAGACTAGGCCTAGCAGCTGACGGATTTAATCCTTTCCGTTCGATGAATATTAATCATAGTACTTAG